A genome region from Mycolicibacterium litorale includes the following:
- a CDS encoding DUF3072 domain-containing protein: MSEDPGTAPQENPQKDQSEWVTGDEPMTGPQRSYLNTLAQEAGEEIPENLTKAQASEMIDRLQQQTGRGQ, from the coding sequence ATGAGTGAAGACCCAGGCACCGCGCCACAGGAGAACCCGCAGAAAGACCAGTCGGAGTGGGTCACCGGTGACGAGCCGATGACCGGTCCGCAGCGAAGCTATCTGAACACGCTGGCGCAGGAGGCGGGGGAGGAGATCCCCGAGAACCTCACGAAGGCCCAGGCATCGGAGATGATCGATCGACTACAGCAGCAGACTGGACGGGGGCAGTGA
- a CDS encoding AMP-binding protein has product MKAYDAGPTDTPIIEQTIGAHFERIVARYPDTEALVEVFTGRRWTYAELNAEIDLTARGLIALGVQRGERVGIWAPNCAEWTVVQYAAAKIGAILVNINPAYRTHELAYALEQSGVRTLIAATSFKGSDYVAMVDEVRARCTGLREVIYLGTDDWGALQRQADTVTTRQLTNCMAELAAGDAVNIQYTSGTTGFPKGATLSHRNILNNGFFVTESINFGPTDRLCIPVPFYHCFGMVMGNLGCTTHGATMVIPAPGFDAGLTLAAIEQERCTAVYGVPTMFIAMLAHPDFGRTELSSLRTGIMAGSVCPVEVMKRCVDEMHMTEVAIAYGMTETSPVSCQTLIDDDLERRTATIGRAHPHVEVKIVDPATGQTVERGEPGEFCTRGYSVMLGYWNDPAKTAEAIDAEGWMHTGDLAVMREDGYCNVVGRLKDMVIRGGENVYPREIEEFLYTHPDIEDAQVIGVPDEKYGEEVCAWIRMKRGRPPLTADAVRDFASGKLAHYKIPRYVHVVDEFPMTVTGKVRKVDMRAESVRLLGLHSAD; this is encoded by the coding sequence ATGAAAGCCTACGATGCCGGACCGACCGACACCCCCATCATCGAGCAGACCATCGGGGCGCACTTCGAACGCATCGTCGCGCGGTATCCGGACACCGAGGCGCTGGTCGAGGTGTTCACCGGCCGACGCTGGACCTACGCCGAGCTGAATGCCGAAATCGACCTCACCGCACGGGGTTTGATAGCGCTCGGGGTGCAGCGCGGTGAGCGGGTGGGGATCTGGGCGCCCAACTGCGCGGAGTGGACGGTGGTGCAGTACGCGGCGGCGAAGATCGGCGCGATCCTGGTCAACATCAACCCGGCCTACCGCACCCACGAACTGGCCTACGCGCTGGAGCAGTCCGGCGTGCGAACGCTGATCGCGGCCACGTCGTTCAAGGGCTCCGACTACGTCGCGATGGTCGACGAGGTGCGTGCCCGCTGCACCGGTCTGCGTGAGGTGATCTACCTCGGCACCGACGACTGGGGGGCCCTGCAGCGGCAAGCCGACACCGTGACGACCAGGCAGCTGACGAACTGTATGGCCGAATTGGCCGCCGGCGACGCGGTCAACATCCAGTACACTTCGGGCACAACGGGTTTCCCGAAGGGCGCGACGCTGTCGCACCGCAACATCCTCAACAACGGCTTCTTCGTCACCGAGTCCATCAATTTCGGCCCGACCGACCGGCTGTGCATCCCGGTGCCGTTCTACCACTGCTTCGGCATGGTGATGGGCAACCTCGGCTGCACCACCCACGGCGCCACCATGGTGATCCCGGCGCCGGGTTTCGATGCCGGCCTCACCTTGGCGGCGATCGAACAGGAAAGGTGCACAGCCGTTTACGGAGTGCCGACGATGTTCATCGCGATGCTCGCCCACCCGGACTTCGGCCGCACCGAGCTGTCGTCGCTGCGAACCGGCATCATGGCCGGTTCGGTGTGTCCGGTCGAGGTGATGAAACGCTGCGTCGACGAGATGCACATGACCGAGGTCGCGATCGCCTACGGCATGACGGAGACCTCACCGGTGTCCTGTCAGACGCTGATCGACGACGACCTCGAACGACGCACCGCAACGATCGGCCGGGCCCATCCGCACGTCGAGGTCAAGATCGTCGATCCGGCCACCGGCCAGACCGTCGAACGCGGTGAGCCGGGCGAGTTCTGCACCCGCGGTTACTCGGTGATGCTCGGCTACTGGAACGACCCGGCCAAGACCGCCGAGGCCATCGACGCCGAGGGTTGGATGCACACCGGCGACCTGGCGGTCATGCGGGAGGACGGCTACTGCAACGTCGTCGGCCGGCTCAAGGACATGGTGATCCGCGGCGGGGAGAACGTCTATCCGCGGGAGATCGAGGAGTTCCTCTACACCCATCCCGACATCGAGGATGCGCAGGTGATCGGCGTACCCGACGAGAAGTACGGCGAGGAGGTCTGCGCGTGGATCCGCATGAAGCGCGGCCGCCCGCCGCTGACCGCCGACGCGGTGCGTGACTTCGCCAGCGGCAAGCTCGCGCACTACAAGATCCCGCGCTACGTCCATGTCGTCGACGAGTTCCCGATGACCGTCACCGGGAAGGTGCGCAAGGTGGACATGCGGGCCGAGAGTGTGCGACTGCTCGGCCTGCACAGCGCCGATTGA
- a CDS encoding epoxide hydrolase family protein has protein sequence MSAVTPFTIAIPDTVLTDLASRLHNTRWPEAECVDDWSQGIPLAYTRELADYWADEYDWRAREAALNRFDQFTTQIDGLEIHAIHQRSSRPDAFPLLLTHGWPGSVVEFQKVIEPLNEAGYHVVCPSLPGYGFSGKPAATGWGIERIAVAWDELMLHLGYDRYGAQGGDWGAVITTQLGRNERGCVAIHVNMPIGRPPKDLENPDDEEQDALAAMAERQKWGTGYFKQQATRPQTLGYGLVDSPVGQLAWIVEKFREWSDCDGHPENVFTKDELLDNVMLYWATAAGASSARLYWESATGGRGAGPVRVPTGVASFPREIIRMPRHWCEDSYHITHWTNMPRGGHFAAFEQPELFAGDVAAFFDTVR, from the coding sequence GTGTCCGCTGTCACACCCTTCACCATCGCGATCCCCGACACCGTCCTGACCGACCTGGCGTCCCGGCTGCACAACACCCGGTGGCCGGAGGCCGAGTGCGTCGACGACTGGAGCCAGGGCATTCCGCTGGCCTACACCCGCGAGCTGGCCGACTACTGGGCCGACGAGTACGACTGGCGGGCCCGCGAGGCCGCGCTCAACCGGTTCGACCAGTTCACCACCCAGATCGACGGCCTCGAGATCCACGCCATCCACCAGCGCTCGTCGCGTCCCGACGCGTTCCCGCTGCTGCTCACCCACGGCTGGCCCGGCTCCGTCGTCGAGTTCCAGAAGGTGATCGAACCGCTGAACGAGGCCGGATACCACGTCGTGTGTCCCTCGCTGCCCGGATACGGCTTCTCCGGCAAGCCGGCCGCGACCGGCTGGGGCATCGAGCGCATCGCGGTGGCGTGGGACGAGCTCATGTTGCATCTGGGCTACGACCGCTACGGCGCGCAGGGCGGCGACTGGGGTGCGGTGATCACCACACAGTTGGGCCGCAACGAGCGCGGATGCGTCGCGATCCACGTCAACATGCCGATCGGGCGGCCGCCGAAAGACCTCGAGAACCCCGATGACGAGGAGCAGGACGCACTGGCGGCGATGGCCGAACGGCAGAAGTGGGGCACCGGGTACTTCAAGCAGCAGGCCACCCGTCCGCAGACGCTGGGCTACGGGCTGGTCGATTCCCCCGTCGGGCAACTGGCCTGGATCGTCGAGAAGTTCCGCGAGTGGAGCGACTGCGACGGCCACCCGGAGAACGTGTTCACCAAAGACGAGCTGCTCGACAACGTGATGCTGTACTGGGCGACCGCCGCCGGGGCCTCGTCGGCGCGACTGTACTGGGAGAGCGCCACCGGCGGACGGGGCGCAGGACCGGTCCGGGTGCCGACCGGGGTGGCGTCCTTCCCGAGGGAGATCATCCGGATGCCGCGGCACTGGTGTGAGGACAGCTACCACATCACCCACTGGACGAACATGCCGCGCGGCGGTCACTTCGCCGCCTTCGAACAGCCCGAGCTGTTCGCCGGTGACGTCGCGGCGTTCTTCGACACGGTCCGATAG
- a CDS encoding helix-turn-helix domain-containing protein: protein MLFVRPPVSPMLRPRDADALRAELRRIATVTGLPVAFGGEVFDRTLVLTEFVGARTSGLHGLAVRPNSGLGGATVVAARPMSVSDYRRDVTITHDYDGPVLGEGILSVLAVPVVVDGDTRAVLYGAQRSPSPIADQTADFLVNSARRLSTELRIRDEVDRRLRLREAAVANATSGVAGVEQVREVHAELRRLAADSADGARLRELADRLAQALATDGPAADASLSARELDVLTQVAMGCTNAEAAQRLSLKTETVKSYLRSAATKLGTRNRHESVSRARLLRLIP from the coding sequence GTGTTATTCGTGCGCCCGCCGGTTTCGCCGATGCTGCGTCCCCGCGACGCCGACGCGCTGCGCGCCGAACTGCGCCGCATCGCCACGGTGACCGGCCTGCCGGTGGCGTTCGGCGGTGAGGTGTTCGACCGGACACTGGTGCTCACGGAGTTCGTCGGCGCGCGAACCAGCGGTTTGCACGGGCTCGCGGTGCGCCCCAACTCCGGACTCGGCGGAGCCACCGTGGTGGCGGCGCGGCCCATGTCGGTGTCGGACTACCGCCGCGACGTCACCATCACCCACGACTACGACGGGCCCGTTCTCGGCGAGGGCATCCTGTCGGTGCTGGCGGTCCCGGTGGTCGTCGACGGCGACACCCGCGCGGTGCTCTACGGGGCGCAACGGTCGCCCTCGCCGATCGCCGACCAGACCGCGGACTTCCTGGTGAACTCGGCGCGCCGCCTGAGCACCGAACTGCGGATCCGCGACGAGGTCGACCGGCGGCTGCGCCTGCGGGAAGCCGCCGTGGCCAACGCGACCAGCGGCGTCGCCGGTGTCGAGCAGGTCCGCGAGGTGCACGCCGAGCTGCGCCGGCTGGCCGCGGACTCCGCCGACGGCGCACGGCTGCGTGAACTGGCCGACCGGTTGGCGCAGGCGCTGGCCACCGACGGACCCGCCGCCGACGCCTCGCTGAGCGCCCGCGAGCTCGACGTGCTGACACAGGTCGCGATGGGTTGTACGAATGCCGAGGCGGCGCAACGTCTTTCGCTGAAGACCGAGACGGTGAAGAGTTACCTGCGCAGCGCGGCCACCAAACTCGGCACCCGCAACCGGCACGAATCGGTGTCACGGGCGCGGCTGCTGCGCCTCATCCCCTGA
- a CDS encoding glycosyltransferase family 4 protein — translation MSGSAFLSDPHDSGADDVSRPLRVVLVAPPYFDVPPKGYGGTEAVVADLADALVARGHRVTLLGAGTPGTAAEFIPLWDATLSDRLGEPYPEVMHTLRVRRAIARIAGDVGADIIHDHTFAGPLNAQAYRAMGLPTVVTVHGPIDDDLGPYYRELGRDVGLIAISDRQRELAPDLNWVGRVHNALRVEDWPFAADKGDYALFLGRYAPYKGAHLALEAAHRAGIPLVLAGKCDEPSEKRYFDECVRPLLTDRDHVFGPADATAKRKLLAGARCLLFPVQWEEPFGMVMIEAMACGTPVVALRGGAVPEVVVDGVTGVICEDPAQLPAAIEAADSLDPAACRRHVAANFSVSQFGSGYERIYRHVVAGEKTPRSGVTLRRILADPYRPEERTSA, via the coding sequence GTGAGCGGCAGCGCTTTTCTCTCCGATCCCCACGACTCTGGCGCCGACGACGTCTCGCGCCCGCTGCGCGTCGTTCTCGTCGCACCGCCGTACTTCGACGTCCCGCCCAAGGGCTACGGCGGCACCGAGGCCGTGGTTGCCGACCTCGCCGACGCCCTGGTCGCCCGCGGGCATCGCGTCACCCTCCTCGGCGCGGGTACCCCCGGTACCGCGGCCGAATTCATACCGCTTTGGGACGCAACGCTTTCCGACCGTCTCGGTGAGCCCTATCCCGAGGTGATGCACACGCTGCGGGTACGACGGGCCATCGCCCGTATTGCCGGCGACGTGGGCGCCGACATCATCCATGACCACACCTTCGCCGGACCACTCAACGCGCAGGCCTACCGTGCGATGGGGCTGCCGACCGTCGTCACCGTGCACGGACCGATCGACGACGATCTCGGGCCGTACTACCGTGAACTGGGCCGGGACGTCGGGCTCATCGCGATCAGTGACCGGCAACGTGAGCTCGCCCCAGACCTCAATTGGGTTGGCCGCGTACACAATGCGCTGCGTGTGGAGGATTGGCCGTTCGCCGCGGACAAGGGTGACTATGCGCTGTTCCTCGGCCGCTACGCGCCGTACAAGGGGGCGCATCTGGCGCTCGAGGCCGCCCATCGCGCCGGGATACCGCTGGTTCTGGCCGGCAAATGCGACGAACCCAGTGAGAAGCGGTACTTCGACGAATGTGTGCGGCCGTTGTTGACCGACCGTGATCACGTGTTCGGACCCGCCGATGCGACCGCCAAGCGCAAACTGCTGGCCGGAGCGCGCTGCCTGCTGTTCCCGGTGCAGTGGGAGGAGCCGTTCGGCATGGTGATGATCGAGGCGATGGCCTGCGGCACACCGGTGGTGGCGCTGCGCGGCGGGGCCGTGCCCGAGGTGGTGGTCGACGGGGTGACCGGCGTCATCTGCGAGGACCCCGCACAGCTGCCGGCCGCCATCGAGGCGGCCGATTCACTGGACCCGGCCGCGTGCCGGCGCCATGTGGCGGCGAATTTCAGTGTGAGTCAGTTCGGTTCGGGTTACGAGCGGATCTATCGACATGTCGTCGCAGGGGAGAAGACCCCGAGAAGCGGTGTCACGCTGCGCCGCATCCTCGCCGACCCGTACCGGCCGGAGGAGCGGACGAGCGCATGA
- a CDS encoding acetyl-coenzyme A carboxylase carboxyl transferase subunits beta/alpha, with amino-acid sequence MSRIGALELRDAVLDEGSFRSWDSPPLEVATTDSYRADLAAAAEATGLDEAVLTGEGTVFGRRVAVVACEFDFLAGSIGVAAAERITAAVRRATAERLPLVASPSSGGTRMQEGTVAFLQMVKITAAVELHKQAHLPYLVYLRHPTTGGVFASWGSLGHVTAAEPGALVGFLGPRVYEHLYGEPFPSGIQTAENLHRHGVIDGVVPLAMLRATLNRALTVVSDAADPPPDAPPVEPLPDVPAWTSVEASRRPDRPGVGYLLRHGTTDRVLLSGTGRGEAATTLLALARFGGQPAVVLGQQRVVGGMVGPAALREARRGMALAAGLQLPLVLVIDTAGPALTVEAEQGGLAGEIARCLADLVTLDTPTVSVLMGQGSGGPALAMVPADRVLAALHGWLAPLPPEGASAIVYRDLDHAAELAAAQGVRSADLLRNGIVDAIVGEHPDAADEPLEFTHRLSDTIAAELHALRGVPAETRLQRRLDRYRRIGLP; translated from the coding sequence GTGAGCCGGATCGGTGCCCTCGAGCTGCGTGACGCCGTGCTGGACGAAGGATCGTTCCGCAGCTGGGACAGCCCTCCCCTGGAGGTGGCCACGACCGATTCCTACCGCGCCGACCTGGCGGCCGCCGCGGAGGCGACCGGCCTCGACGAAGCGGTGCTGACCGGTGAGGGCACGGTGTTCGGGCGTCGCGTCGCGGTGGTGGCGTGCGAGTTCGACTTCCTGGCCGGCTCGATCGGGGTGGCCGCCGCCGAACGCATCACCGCCGCGGTACGGCGCGCCACCGCCGAGCGGCTGCCGCTGGTGGCGTCACCGTCCTCGGGCGGCACCCGCATGCAAGAGGGCACCGTCGCCTTCCTGCAGATGGTCAAGATCACCGCCGCGGTGGAACTGCACAAGCAGGCGCATCTGCCCTACCTGGTCTACCTGCGCCACCCGACGACCGGCGGGGTGTTCGCCTCGTGGGGGTCGCTCGGGCACGTCACCGCCGCCGAACCCGGTGCGCTGGTGGGGTTCCTCGGGCCCCGCGTCTACGAGCACCTGTACGGCGAACCGTTCCCGTCGGGCATCCAGACCGCGGAGAACCTGCACCGGCACGGCGTCATCGACGGGGTGGTGCCGCTGGCCATGCTGCGCGCGACGCTGAACCGGGCGCTCACCGTCGTCTCGGACGCGGCGGACCCGCCGCCCGACGCACCGCCGGTGGAGCCGCTGCCCGACGTCCCGGCGTGGACGTCGGTGGAGGCGTCACGGCGCCCGGACCGGCCGGGGGTGGGTTACCTGCTGCGGCACGGCACCACTGACCGCGTGCTGCTCTCGGGCACGGGCCGCGGCGAGGCGGCGACCACGCTGCTCGCCCTGGCTCGCTTCGGGGGGCAGCCCGCCGTCGTCCTCGGCCAGCAGCGGGTGGTCGGCGGCATGGTCGGACCGGCGGCGCTGCGCGAGGCGCGCCGCGGGATGGCGCTGGCGGCCGGGCTGCAACTGCCGCTGGTCCTCGTCATCGACACCGCCGGGCCGGCGCTGACGGTCGAGGCGGAACAGGGCGGGCTCGCCGGGGAGATCGCTCGCTGCCTGGCCGATCTCGTCACGCTGGACACGCCGACGGTGTCGGTGTTGATGGGGCAGGGCTCGGGGGGACCCGCGCTGGCGATGGTGCCCGCCGACCGGGTGCTGGCCGCACTGCACGGCTGGCTCGCGCCACTGCCGCCCGAGGGTGCCAGTGCGATCGTCTACCGCGACCTCGACCACGCCGCGGAACTGGCCGCAGCCCAGGGGGTGCGGTCGGCGGATCTGTTGCGCAACGGCATCGTCGACGCGATCGTCGGCGAACATCCCGACGCCGCCGACGAACCGCTCGAATTCACCCACCGGTTGTCCGACACCATCGCCGCGGAACTGCACGCGCTGCGCGGCGTGCCTGCCGAGACACGGCTGCAGCGGCGACTGGACCGCTACCGGCGCATCGGACTGCCCTGA
- a CDS encoding AMP-binding protein, with amino-acid sequence MSTNTDLYRSARDQLVAVIGDYDKALQTFEWPRLEGAFNWATDWFDVIARDPVTGDRLALWIVEEDGREAQITFAQMADRSDRVATWLERRGIGKGDRVILMLGNQVELWEAMLAVAKLGAVTMPTTGALGPADLADRISRGGATAVIANAADAGKFADVPGDYSRIAVGAALTTPAGWDRYADAYDVVSAGPFAARTTVDDTMLIYFTSGTTSKPKLVEHSQVSYPVGHLSTMAWIGVRPGDVHLAISSPGWAKHAWSCFFAPWIAEATIFVYNYGRFDAAALLHQLNRAQVNTFCAPPTVWRMLIQSDLGAKPAGLREILGAGEPLNPDVIAQVEKAWGLTIRDGFGQTETTLQIGNTPGQPVRPGSMGRPMPGVPVVLVDPLTGRPADEGEICLDLRRRPVNLMTGYLDDPARNASVTEGGYYHTGDVARRDADGYITYIGRTDDVFKSSDYKVSPFELESVLIEHPAVVEAAVVPQPDDTRLSVPKAYVALAAGWEANADTAKAIMEYARDHLAPYLKVRRVEFYELPKTISGKIRRVELRRREEDSAGRAIATEYRYEDLVSG; translated from the coding sequence ATGAGCACCAACACCGATCTGTACCGCAGCGCGCGTGACCAGCTGGTCGCAGTCATCGGCGACTACGACAAGGCGCTGCAGACGTTCGAGTGGCCGCGGCTCGAGGGCGCCTTCAACTGGGCCACCGACTGGTTCGACGTCATCGCCCGCGATCCGGTCACCGGCGATCGGCTGGCGTTGTGGATCGTCGAGGAGGACGGCCGTGAAGCGCAGATCACCTTCGCGCAGATGGCGGACCGGTCGGACCGGGTGGCGACCTGGCTCGAGCGGCGCGGTATCGGCAAGGGAGACCGGGTCATCCTGATGCTGGGCAATCAGGTGGAGCTGTGGGAGGCCATGCTGGCCGTCGCCAAGCTGGGCGCGGTCACCATGCCGACCACGGGTGCGTTGGGCCCGGCCGACCTCGCCGACCGCATCAGCCGAGGCGGCGCGACGGCCGTGATCGCCAACGCCGCGGACGCCGGGAAGTTCGCCGACGTGCCCGGCGACTACAGTCGCATCGCGGTCGGTGCCGCCCTCACAACGCCGGCCGGCTGGGATCGCTACGCCGACGCCTACGACGTCGTCTCGGCCGGACCGTTCGCCGCGCGCACCACCGTCGACGACACGATGCTGATCTACTTCACCTCCGGCACCACCAGCAAGCCGAAACTCGTCGAACACTCGCAGGTCAGTTACCCGGTCGGGCACCTGTCGACCATGGCGTGGATCGGGGTGCGGCCCGGCGACGTGCACCTGGCGATCAGCTCCCCGGGCTGGGCCAAACACGCGTGGAGCTGCTTCTTCGCCCCGTGGATCGCCGAGGCGACGATCTTCGTCTACAACTACGGCCGGTTCGACGCCGCGGCGCTGCTGCACCAGTTGAACCGGGCGCAGGTCAACACCTTCTGCGCCCCGCCCACGGTGTGGCGCATGCTCATCCAGTCCGACCTCGGCGCGAAGCCTGCCGGGCTGCGCGAGATCCTCGGCGCCGGCGAACCGCTGAACCCGGACGTCATCGCGCAGGTGGAGAAGGCGTGGGGCCTGACGATCCGCGACGGCTTCGGCCAGACCGAGACGACGCTGCAGATCGGCAACACCCCCGGCCAGCCCGTCCGGCCGGGCTCGATGGGGCGGCCCATGCCCGGGGTGCCGGTCGTGCTGGTCGACCCGCTGACCGGCCGGCCCGCCGACGAGGGCGAGATCTGCCTGGACCTGCGGCGGCGCCCGGTCAACCTGATGACCGGATACCTCGACGACCCTGCCCGCAACGCCTCGGTCACCGAGGGTGGGTACTACCACACCGGTGACGTCGCCCGGCGCGATGCGGACGGCTACATCACCTACATCGGCCGCACCGACGACGTCTTCAAATCCTCCGATTACAAGGTGTCGCCGTTCGAGTTGGAGAGCGTGCTGATCGAGCACCCCGCGGTGGTCGAGGCCGCCGTGGTGCCGCAGCCCGACGACACCCGGCTGTCGGTGCCCAAGGCCTACGTCGCGCTGGCCGCTGGCTGGGAAGCCAACGCCGACACCGCGAAAGCGATCATGGAGTACGCCCGCGACCACCTCGCGCCCTACCTCAAGGTCCGCCGCGTCGAGTTCTACGAACTGCCCAAGACGATCTCCGGCAAGATCCGCAGGGTCGAGCTGCGCCGTCGCGAAGAAGACAGCGCGGGGCGGGCGATCGCAACCGAGTACCGCTACGAGGACCTGGTGAGTGGATGA